One Tachysurus vachellii isolate PV-2020 chromosome 14, HZAU_Pvac_v1, whole genome shotgun sequence genomic window, TTTTGATTCAATATACAGTGCCTACCTTCACATGTAGATCCATCCACATCGCTCAGCTGGTAGCCTCGGCGGCAGTAGCACTGGAAGGATCCATAAACGTTGGCACACTCTTGACTGCATGGATTGCTGTCACACTCATTGAGGTCTGAATATCAGCCATCCAGAGGATTAGAATGTTCAGAATTTTGGTTCTCGATTCAGTACAAACCCTCAAtattttatcattcattcattcattcattttctaccgcttctccgaactacctcgggtcacggggagcctgtgcctatctcaggcgtcattgggcaccaaggcaggatacaccctggacggagtgccaacccatcgcagggcacacacacacactctcattcactcacgcactcacacactaggtacaattttccagagatgccaatcaacctaccatgcatgtctttggaccgggggaggaaaccggagtacccggaggaaacccccgaggcacggggagaacatgcaaactctacacacacaaggtggaggcgggaatcgaaccccgaccctggaggtgtgaggcgaacatgctaaccactaagccaccgtgcccccatattttatcatttttgtctaAATTTTGTAAAGCACAGAACTAACACTTGTGGGGTAATAGTCAGGGGAATGAATAGACACCAGGCTTCTAAACGCTGTCTTACCGTCACAGTTCCTGCCGTCGGAGGCTAACTTGAAGCCTGTGGTGCAGCTGCACTTGTAGGACCCCAGAATATTGTCACACTTATGTGCACACAGGCGACCAGGATAGTGCCGGCATTCGTTAATATCTGAATTCATAGAGAAATAAGAGTACACAAGAGTAGTTTGgtagaaacattaaaaaaacgaaGGCACACGAGTAAACAATCCTCGATGTTTCAGATTTTATCTTGCATTTTGCTATGTTTTACtatttattctgatttattCACCTTTACAGTTATAATATGCTtctcagctctgctgtatgggttagagactgtagcagtgaggaaaagacacgaggcagagatggaggtagcggagatgaggatgttgaggttctctttaggagtgacgaggatggacaggattaggaacgagcacatcagagggacggctcaggttggctgttttgaggacaaggtcaaagaggatagattgagatggtttggacatgtacagaggacagagatggttatattggtagaaggaggttggagatggagctgcaggtaagacgTCAAGAGGAAAGCTGAAGAGGGGATATACAGTATGGATGcgttgaaagaggacatgaagttaactGGTGCGAGAATAAAGGATGCCAAGGACAGAGTTACAGTAGGTGAAAACAGACGATTCGCTGTGGGGACCCCcaacgggaaaagccgaaagaagaagaccGTTATAATAAGCTCCTGTCTTCtaggaaggttttccactagatgttgttgtgtgtctgtggacatttttgtgatcattcagctacaagagctttattgagatcagacactgatgttcaAAAGAGTGAcaaggtctggggtgcagtcggtgttccagtgtCGGTGAGGTCGGGATCACAGGGAGCAGGACGCTCAAAATGTTCCACTACAAACCTTAACACAACATGTgttcatggagcttgctttatACAgtatcatgctggaacaggttttcCTCTCAGTTCTAGTGGAGttaaattgtaatgctacaccCTAAACAATTATGtgctgcaattaaaaaaaacatacatagatGTaatagtcaggtgtccacatattcAGCcattgtgtatgatgtatgCCAGAGATGATGCAAGACTGAAACTGAAGCCATGTGGTTTTATCATATAAATTCCATgataaacaaaactaaaactttTAGAACATTTGACAGAGGCCTTCATCCACAgcgatttacatttatacaactaagggttaaaggccttgctcaggggtccaggaGCAGCAGCTAGGAgaccctgggatttgaactcatgaccatCCAATCAGTAGGTCTAACACCTCGACCCCTGAGCTACCCTGAACTTCCCCCTGTTAATAACGTTTAATggttaaaatatttactgtGACTGCTAAAAGAagaaactgaatgaaaatgtcattttgtaatgtaataaagTGCTCTCACCCTCACAGGTCCTGGTGATGCTATTAAAGTTAAAACCAGTTCTGCATTCACAGCGGTAAGAACCCACAAGGTTGACACAGCTGTGACCAGCACACGCATCATCCCCACCAGTACACTCATCAATATCTGTAACGTATATGAACAAACATACTCAAATGTTGCATctaacatagatagatagatagatagatagatagatagatagatagatagatcgatagatcgatagatagatagatagatagatagatagatagatagatagatagatagatagatagatagatagatagatagacggtatgtatagatagatagatagatagatagatagatagatagatagatcgatagatagatagatagatagatagtatgtatgtatctatagatagatagatagatagatagatagatagatagatagatagatagatagatagatagacggtatgtatgtatagatagatagatagatagatagatagatagatagatagatagatagatagatagacagtatgtatagatagatagatagatagatagatagatagatagatagatagatagatagatagatagatagacagtatgttagatagatagatagatagatagatagatagatagatagatagatagatagacagtatgtatgtatagatagatagatagatagatagatagatagatagatagatagatagatagacagtatgtatgtatagatagatagatagatagatagatagatagatagatagatagatagatagatagatagatagacagtatgtatgtatgtatagatagatagatagatagatagatagatagatagatagatagatagatagatagatagatctagatagatagatagatagatagatagatagatagatagatagtatgtatgtatagatagatagatagatagatagatagatagatagatagatagatagatagatagactaatCAGAGTTTCCATACCCACACAACGTGTCCCCTCAGCATTAAGGTGATAGCCGCGTCCACAGTTAACCGAGTTCCTCTGGCACGTGTAAGAGCCAACAGTGTTCAAACACACCTGTCCAGTCGAACATGGCGCTGCCAGAGTCAGACACTCGTTGATATCTGCAGCACAGAGAAACGTACATCAGTGCATTTcatctttaaaatgaaaaggatACGACATGCACAGTGTTTTACAAATCACCTTCTATAAAAGgacacacagattttttttttttgtcatcactCAACTAGCGTAATGCTGTGGGCACTCACTTCTCACAGCATTCATAACGcgtaataataacataatataacGTCATATGTGAACGTTGACTCTGACTTCGACTTCCGTGTCCATCATTTGTCTTCCTTAATTTGATCACCTGCTAACTTCGAACAAGCCAGCTCTCTCAGCATCCAACTGGGGAGGGTGAATAGTAAAGCCAGCCATTACAATGTCTGTTACCTTGACAGTTACATGTGTGTAAAATACGCTAGCCAACCAGTTatatcacacctccttcaagaAACAtttagcatatcgtcgctgtcgggcggaaacctcctatgtccaaatttggtcaatttcatattttttcacatatcgatgctattggtcagtccccacgtgggtctgttatttgtacgttattaaccaatctaaagtcttgaaaatagcttgagcgcaaatctcttcgcttctgtgcagaaagaaatcCGTGAGCCACAAAGGTAAGTCTGaaagcagattagactaatctccacctattagacagcctaatcagcttatcagCTTattgaccgcagactttatcgAACAccgctggcagcagcgacgtctgtgtccgtaccgtccttatcaatgacagcataatctcatatctccctgctcccgagtcataaagcttgtgtctccgataaaacgtgactttgggaaaatgttgtgttaatgttggtacacaacagtatatgatagcaatttaaggtttaataataactttaaagatacaatgtttaataactaaaaaaaaaaacaactgtgtttttataatttcttgaaaaataatggtcttggagatacgaggattccgcccgacagcgacgatataactAAATATCAGCTTACACAAGATTGAATAGATTTGTAAATGATCGTTTGCATTAAAATACAGCCACGCGTGCATGTAGATGACACCAAGAATGCCTTAATGTTTATCGTTCGTTCATTATCTAGCGCTTATCCGaacaacctcgggtcacggggagcctgtgcctatctcaggcgtcatcgggcatcaaggcaggatacaccctggacggagtgccaacccatctcagggcacacacacacactcattcactcacgcaatcacacaaaattttccagagatgccaatcaacctaccatgcatgtctttggaccgggggaggaaaccggagtacccggaggaaacccccaaggcacggggagaacatgcaaactccacacatacaagctGGAGGCggcaatcgaacccccaaccctggaggtgtgaggcgaacatgctaaccactaagccaccgtgaccacATGCCTTAATGtaatttcccaaaaaaaaaaagtgctaaatAAATCTGGATATTTATGTGTACGAAACATACTTTTACTCGATGTTGACAGCGTTTTATAAATTATCTCTGGGAACCTGCAATGCAAGAGTATGTGTTTTGAGACAGCTTTGGGATCGGCGTTGTTCTAAAATCCCTTAATTATATCGTTAAGCTTTAATTGTAGTTGCTAATCACCAATGCAGCTGCCCAGGGCGTCCTGTATGAATCCCGTATGGCATTGCATTTTGGGTCGGCAGCGGAACGACCCCGGCGTGTTCTGGCACTCAAACTCCAGAGGACAGTTATGAGTGCCTGTCTCACACTCATCAATATCTAAAAGTCAAAAACACAAGAGAagagataaatgtgttttaaggTCCATTTAAACAAGATTAACCTTCGAAATCAACCTTACAACAAACAGTTCCAAAAAGATTTAGTCTCTGACTCAATGTTCAACCTTTGCAGCTGTTGCTGTCAGTGAGCTCATAGCCTGTACCACAGCTGGTCTCCCTCTGGCACCGGTACAAGCCCAGAGTATTAATACAGGCTTCACCGGGACGGCAGTGATGAGATCCCAGCAAACACTCGTTAATGTCTCGAAGGAGGAAGCatacgagagaaagagagatatatGAGTAAAAGAAAGGACAAAATCTGTGAGACATGAAAATCTTCCAAACCTAAAATAACCTTTAAACGTATGTTACATCAGGGACGCTGATACATTAGAGCCAGCGGTGCATGAGACATGCTTTtcaacacatactgtaataatacaatagagttatttatatttaatggtCACAGAAGAAAGCAATATGTAATCTGAAGGATTTCTGAAGGATGCTTAGAATTAGCATTAGCGCTTAGCTAGTAGAAAGCTAGTCTTAGTATTtttgtattccttttttttatattttacatattaacatatacacTTACATATAAAATTACATATTACAAATTACatattaacataacatttacatataaaatttGTAATATGTAGATTATTTATggtgttttaaattaaatctataaaactattattgttttttttttttttttttttttttaccttcacaGTTTTTCCCATCAGGTTTGAGCTTATAACCAGTAAAGCAGGTGCAGGTGTTATTTCCTATACAATTGTGAGCACAGTTCCCAGGTCcaactgtaatacacacacacacacacacacacacacaaacacacacacactgacaattTTAATATTCTGATATCTATCACACCTCGATAAAGGATTAATACTAGTATGATGATTCGTAGGTGTTGATAAAAAACTTCATTCCTACCTTTGCACTCTTCACCTGGACCTGATTTGTGTTCCTCAAAAATAACAGTGCTGTCTACAGGTATAACAAAAATGCAAGAACATACACATTAGAATTTGATATCGGTTACGCTGAacagggtgaaaaaaaaaaaaaaaacaaggtgagAAATCCTTCGAAACGAACTAGAAATCTTACAATCCACCTCAAATAAACAGCATGCTGATGAGAGCCCACTAGAGGGTAGCACAATCTTCATAGATAGAACACAGCATCTTGTGAACGTTAACGTGAAAGAACATACAGAACATATAGAAAGAAAGCTACTTTACAAGAACATACAGATACAGAACCTTGTTAAACAGCTAAGACAGATGTGCCAGATTTTAGGTCACAAGACCTGTTAAAACATCTGGATCGGTATGTCGGACGTCCTAGAAGTACGGTGTGATTGACTGCGGTGTAGTTTGTGCTGACCTTGAGAAGAGTTGCTGTCATTCTCTGCTGATTTCTTCTGACAGCACGATTGAAAAACGGATCCACACTGAGAGCTGAGTTTAAAGTCACACGTCAGACCGTGTTTCTGAGCCTCCTGACCCAGTAAACAGCACTCGCAACACACCTACGCACGTGAACAGGAGCGCACAGCAACATAAGCGTCAGCAGTTCTGTGCATGTGTACGTGTGCTGAGTATTCACTGTGTCATGAGTGTGAACTTGGAAAGTACATCATCGAAAATTTACAGCTTCTGACCAgtgatgggggactcgagtcatatgacttgactcgagtcagacttacatgtaagtcgcaaatttgagacttgagacttgcttgacaaatattcaaaaaagactcgacttgactttgacttgacattcatgactcgagacttgactcggacttgagttaaatgactcagagatgggggactcgacttgactcgagtcagacttaagtcgcaaatttgagacttgagatttgcttgacaaaaattaaaaaaagactcgacttgactttgacttgacattcatgactcgagacttgactcggacttgagttaaatgactcagagatgggggactcgacttgactcgagtcagacttaagtcgcaaatttgagacttgagatttgcttgacaaatattaaaaaaagactcgacttgactttgacttgacattcatgactcgagacttgactcggacttgagttaaatgactcagagatgggggactcgacttgactcgagtcagacttaagtcgcaaatttgagacttgagacttgcttgacaaatattaaaaaaagactcgacttgactttgacttgacattcatgacttgagacttacttgtgacttgcacatgtgtgacttactccaaCCTCAGCTTCTGACCCAATCTACAGGCTAAAATGAATGTATGGAACAAGCTGCTGGTGATATTTATCCTACAGGGTTTTGTTTATTCCAATTTATTCCAGGCAACAGTTACTGCAACTGGGAAAATATGGTAGGCACAATGGTGGAAACAAGTGAAACGAATGCAAATAAAGCAAGCTATAAGAGTcataagtgtgtctgtgtgttatcaCCTGaggatttatttagaaatatgtATACCGATTTGTATTTTATGGTATGTTAATCTattaatgtaattctaaatgacattagacattagaaTTGGTGTTGAATATAAAGTACAAATACAACAGATCAATTAATGTACTGACAACTGAAGCATCCCTCTTTCATTACATttagcagaagcccttatccagagagacttacattttatctcatttttatacaactgagaaatagagtgttaagggccttgctcaggggcccagcagtgtcagcttggtggatgtaggaatcaaactcacaaccttctgattggtaacccaacaccttaaccactaggctaccgcaTCCCGCTTTACTAATACAACAGGTTAAATACACAACCTCTACTATCCGAATGCTagtaattaatcatttaatggctttgttcgcctcacaccaccagggttgggggttcgattcccgcctccaccttgtgtgtgtggagtttgcatgttctccccgtgtctcgggggtttcctccgggtactccggtttcctcccccggtccaaagacatgcatggtaggttgattggcatctctggaaaattgtccgtagtgtgtgattgtgtgagtgaatgagagtttgtgtgtgtgccctgtgatgggttggcactccgtccagggtgtatcctgccttgatgcccgatgacggctgagataggcaca contains:
- the fbln1 gene encoding fibulin-1 isoform X3, coding for MALKLLILFSLCCLIRSQETTDPISLDDCCKDGREKATESQDCTRIPLISESTTCRIAQEQCCAAVLEDITCSKGIIMAKDQNSCDALLSGNTCETKTAKVCCECCLLGQEAQKHGLTCDFKLSSQCGSVFQSCCQKKSAENDSNSSQDSTVIFEEHKSGPGEECKVGPGNCAHNCIGNNTCTCFTGYKLKPDGKNCEDINECLLGSHHCRPGEACINTLGLYRCQRETSCGTGYELTDSNSCKDIDECETGTHNCPLEFECQNTPGSFRCRPKMQCHTGFIQDALGSCIDINECLTLAAPCSTGQVCLNTVGSYTCQRNSVNCGRGYHLNAEGTRCVDIDECTGGDDACAGHSCVNLVGSYRCECRTGFNFNSITRTCEDINECRHYPGRLCAHKCDNILGSYKCSCTTGFKLASDGRNCDDLNECDSNPCSQECANVYGSFQCYCRRGYQLSDVDGSTCEDIDECALPTGGHICSYRCHNTPGSFHCTCPVKGYTLASNGRSCQDIDECVAGTHTCSETESCFNIQGGFRCLNFGCPTNYRRSSETRCERLPCNETSECLALPVRITYYHLTFPTNILVPTNIFHTGPSNTVLGDSLQLAIVDGNQAGYFAVQRLENRGVVVVQKPITVPQDFEILMEMKLWRVGIPSTYLSKIRVFVTEEDLTNSVISHDD
- the fbln1 gene encoding fibulin-1 isoform X1 — encoded protein: MALKLLILFSLCCLIRSQETTDPISLDDCCKDGREKATESQDCTRIPLISESTTCRIAQEQCCAAVLEDITCSKGIIMAKDQNSCDALLSGNTCETKTAKVCCECCLLGQEAQKHGLTCDFKLSSQCGSVFQSCCQKKSAENDSNSSQDSTVIFEEHKSGPGEECKVGPGNCAHNCIGNNTCTCFTGYKLKPDGKNCEDINECLLGSHHCRPGEACINTLGLYRCQRETSCGTGYELTDSNSCKDIDECETGTHNCPLEFECQNTPGSFRCRPKMQCHTGFIQDALGSCIDINECLTLAAPCSTGQVCLNTVGSYTCQRNSVNCGRGYHLNAEGTRCVDIDECTGGDDACAGHSCVNLVGSYRCECRTGFNFNSITRTCEDINECRHYPGRLCAHKCDNILGSYKCSCTTGFKLASDGRNCDDLNECDSNPCSQECANVYGSFQCYCRRGYQLSDVDGSTCEDIDECALPTGGHICSYRCHNTPGSFHCTCPVKGYTLASNGRSCQDIDECVAGTHTCSETESCFNIQGGFRCLNFGCPTNYRRSSETRPRVDRSEIIRCIKSCQPNDITCVLDPVHSVSHTVISLPTFREFTKPEEIVFLRSITPSHYPHVDSPEIVYDIQEGNVQSSFDIIKRFEHGMIVGVVRQVKPLVGPLSTVLKLAMNYVTNGVISHRNIINVHIYVSEFWF
- the fbln1 gene encoding fibulin-1 isoform X2, yielding MALKLLILFSLCCLIRSQETTDPISLDDCCKDGREKATESQDCTRIPLISESTTCRIAQEQCCAAVLEDITCSKGIIMAKDQNSCDALLSGNTCETKTAKVCCECCLLGQEAQKHGLTCDFKLSSQCGSVFQSCCQKKSAENDSNSSQDSTVIFEEHKSGPGEECKVGPGNCAHNCIGNNTCTCFTGYKLKPDGKNCEDINECLLGSHHCRPGEACINTLGLYRCQRETSCGTGYELTDSNSCKDIDECETGTHNCPLEFECQNTPGSFRCRPKMQCHTGFIQDALGSCIDINECLTLAAPCSTGQVCLNTVGSYTCQRNSVNCGRGYHLNAEGTRCVDIDECTGGDDACAGHSCVNLVGSYRCECRTGFNFNSITRTCEDINECRHYPGRLCAHKCDNILGSYKCSCTTGFKLASDGRNCDDLNECDSNPCSQECANVYGSFQCYCRRGYQLSDVDGSTCEDIDECALPTGGHICSYRCHNTPGSFHCTCPVKGYTLASNGRSCQDIDECVAGTHTCSETESCFNIQGGFRCLNFGCPTNYRRSSETPRVDRSEIIRCIKSCQPNDITCVLDPVHSVSHTVISLPTFREFTKPEEIVFLRSITPSHYPHVDSPEIVYDIQEGNVQSSFDIIKRFEHGMIVGVVRQVKPLVGPLSTVLKLAMNYVTNGVISHRNIINVHIYVSEFWF